The genomic stretch TGTTTTGAGTACTGTATGTTTCATCATGGATGTGTGTTGTGTAAATCAGTTTTTTCCTTAATGTTGATGAAGAGCTCCTTGTGGTTGGAGCCAGCTCCCCACTTTCCTGAAAACCCCAAGGGCTAGATTCAATCCATTGCGCTGAAGATCCGCACTACAgcatgattgaaatttaaaggcaatgttcctgtgttcacggagactgcattcacggtgaACACTGCATATGTCAGCTCAAACGGAAATGCCAtttttaaaggcccaatgcagccagaAAATTGTACAtaaacacaaaaagcttatttctctaaaatgtttggCACAACATGTTtacggggctcccgagtggtgcagcagtctaaggcactgcatctcagtgctagaggtgtcactacagaccctggttcgatttcaggctgtatcacatctggccttgattgggagtcccatagggcggcacgcaattggcccagcgtggtcTTGGAtaggatttggccggggtaggccatcattgtaaataagaatttgttcttaactgaattgcctagttaaataaagataaatatatataatttaaatgTATCCCTGTTagcatttcccctttgccaagatatttaacagcatgatcattacacaggtgcaccatgtgctggggacaaaaggccactctaaaatgtgcagttttatcataCAANNNNNNNNNNNNNNNNNNNNNNNNNNNNNNNNNNNNNNNNNNNNNNNNNNNNNNNNNNNNNNNNNNNNNNNNNNNNNNNNNNNNNNNNNNNNNNNNNNNNGGAGCGTGCAATTataatgctgactgcaggaatgtcaaccagagctgttgccatacaATTTTGTGTTCATTTCTATACCATAAgacgcctccaatgtcgttttagagaatttgacagtacgtccaaccaacctcacaaccacagaccacgtgtaaccacgccaaccgaggacctccacacctggcttcacctgtgggatcgcctgagaccagccaccaataCAGCTGATGAAAATCATTTCTAACCAaattgtcagaaaccgtctcagggaagctcatctgtgtacTCGTcgttctcaccagggtcttgactgtAGTTCTgcatcgtaactgacttcagtgagcaaatgctcacctttggcACGCTAAAGAATAGTGCTCTTCAAGAATGAATCCTGGTTTAAACTCTATCGGGCAGatggtgtgtatggtgttgtgtgggtgagcggtttgctgatgtcaacgttgtgaacagagtgatccatggtggcggtgaggttatggtatgggaaggcataagctacggacaatgaacacaaatgcattttatcaatagcaatttgaatacacagagataccgtgatgagatcctgaggtccattgtcatgccattcatccaccaccatcacctcatgttttagcattatagtgcacggccccatgtcacaaggatctgtacgcaattcctggaagctgaaaatgtccccgtTCTTtggtggcctgcatactcaccagacatgtgacccattgagcatgtttgggatgctctggaatgacgtgtacgacagcgtgttccagttcccaccagtatccagcaacttcgcacagccattgaagaggagtgagacaacattccacaggtcacaatcaacagcctgatcaactctatttgAAGGAAATGTGCTgcgttgcatgaggcaaatggtggtcaaacCAGTTACTGacttgttttctgatccacgccccagtcatgtgcacacactgtatatagacttttctattgtgctattgactgtttgtttattccatgtgtaactctgtttgtgtcgcactactttgctttatcttggccaggtcgcagttgtaaataagaacttgttctcaactggcctacctggttaaataaaggtgaaataaaataaaaatgtgaaatctatagattagaaTTTATTTAAGTTgacatttctttatatgaactgtaactatgtaacatctttgaaattgttgcatgttatgtttattttttgttcagtgtattttcaaCCAGAAACTAACACAAATCAATCTCACACCTTTACAGCTGTTGTACCATATGATATAAGGCACAGGCGAAACAGAATTTTGACTGCGCTGGGCCTTTACATTTCAATTGCTCTACAGCATGGATCTTCAGTGCTATGGATTGAATCAAGACCTTACAAGaaataaaatagtaaaaagatGCTATTTATTTAGGATGTTCTGAGGAAAACAGAAGGGTTCTGGTAAAGTTCTATGGAAAGTCTCTCAGAGACTAACTACCAGGAACATGTGTGTGTGGAATAGAATTTGTCCAGGAGTTCCTTATTTGTGAGATGAAATACAgcagggagaacaagtatttgataacctgcaaaatcggcagtgtttcctacttacaaagcatgtagaggtctaatctttatcataggtacacttcaactgtgagagacagaatataaaacaaaaattcagaaaatcacattgtatgatttttaagtaattcatttgcattttattgcatgacaagtatttgatacatcagaaaagcagaacttaatatttggtacagaaacctttgtttgcaattacagagatcatacgtttcctgtagttcttgaccaggtttgcacacactgcagcagggattttgtcccactcctccatacagaccttctccagatccttcaggtttcggggctgtcgctgggcaatacggactttcagctccctccaaagattgggttcaggtctggagactggctagaccactccaggaccttgagatgcttcttacggagccactccttagttgccctggctgtgtgtttttgggtcgttgtcatgcgcTGGCTTgtgcagggggaccttgcgtgcgctgcaggattttaatgcTTTGAAAAAGCACCTACGAATAAGCTACCAGTACGGAAAGTGCTGCTGGCTGCTGGTAAGCTTTCTTGACTTGGACATAAATGTTTGCCAACACATggctaacctttatttaaccagctgaACAGCTGCTCTTATTGAAAATGTGTTTGGAGTTACCTTTGTAGCTAATAGGCTTGGTTAGAGTTTATACTTCCTCTTCCAATTATGTGTGGAGGTCAAAGTaaagtggggtggggggtgtccAGGCAAGGAAAGACATAGGGGGATTAGATTGTTTTTTTTCAGTTGGGTTGGCAATTACTCTGAATACTTTATCTTTTCCTTttccatatgctctctctaaacTATCTTAATGCTATTTAAAAGAGAGCTGGAGTCGAGCCTCTCAGTGCAGTCTTTGTCAATGTCCATATCTGATTCCTGTCACATGTTAAGCGCTCTGACAGAATCTCTGTCTGAAGTGGCCCCGTCTCCCTTTGTCATTATATAGTATAGACTGAGGGAGTGTTTGACCAGCTGTTAAAAATACAACTTTCTTCTTGCCCTCTCCAATACCTCCTCCCACCCtaggttccctctctctcccttcaccatGTCGTTTCTGTACAGGGTGCGGTCCTGGGGGCCATGGCCCTTTTGTTGTCCTACTGGTGTGAGGGCAGTCAGAAGGTCCCCAAGCCCCTCTGCTCGGCCAACAAACTGACCAAATGCATACCTGTGCCCGGGGTCTCGCATAACTCCACCTCCATCCAGTTCTCCTGGGAGACGGGGGACGACCGCTTCGTCTTCCCTGCCTTCCATGCAGGCATGTGGATGAGCTGTGAGGAGAACATCTACACTGACGCCTGGGGTGAGACTTTGGGGGGTGAAAATGGATGGTTGGAACTTTAATACCTCTAGGATTGTTCACAAGAGTTGCATATAGTGGGTTCAAAGTGGGGGAGTTGCAGTCACACAGTAACGTAACAATGTGAAGCAAGGGTCAAAATGAAAATCACTGGTGAGATTAAacgcaatgagagagagagagtgtgtgtgtgtgtgtgtgtgtgtgtgtgtgtgtgtgtgtgtgtgtgtgtgtgtgtgtgtgtgtgtgtgtgtgtgtgtgtgtgtgtgtgtgtgtgtgtgtgtgtgtgtgtgtgtgtgtgtgtgtgtgtgtgtgtgtgtgtgtgtgtgtgtgagagagagagctcttgCACTCTATAAAGAGGATTATTATTGGTGCTCTGTTCAGGGGGATTTAGATTCTAACAGCATGACTTAATTATGGATTatgaccaggtagagagaaaggTTTATATTATTCAACCCCCTGCCTTGACTGAACTCAACACCCTAAAGCTAGGGCTGGAGAAGACTTGATAGAGCCAATTTGACTCCAAATTAATCATTTTATGtctccaactaaaccaaaaatctaaatgaaagaataggactaaatctaatttaatcaaactttaaatgcattTATTTAGTCCTGTTCTTTAAGTTAGATTTTTGGTttagatggagacgtgaatccaacatgttaatgattaacttgaagattacatttcaaatcaaccaaagcttgaaaccCTAAGCCTCTGCTGTATGTGTTGTCTATCTTTTGGTTGAATTGCAGATGCTATACAGGCCTAAATATTTTTAGTGATGATATATGACTTataaagtatggttacatttcattttctCTATTAATAATATGAAATAATAAATATGTATTTTCTTTTTTAGAGGAAAAGTGTCGCAGTTTTCTTTCTTTAACTCCAGGAGGTGAAAAAGGTAAATTATTCTGCAGTGTCAAGATTGTATGTTGGTACACATTACACAGTCATGATATAGTTATACTGTAATCATCCTCTGTTGTGGTTGTCGGTGTCAATGGAGCTCATGTATGTTGGGCTGCTGTGTATCAGCTGTGTGCTTCTGTCTCTTCAGTTGTGTCCGGATGCCTTTTGGCCCTCACAGATCTGGGGACAGCTCCTCAATGCCTACTCTGCAGTCTTCACTATATTAGGAGGTTCACATTTTAATTTAGAATCTATCTTTTTTTATCAATTAgcacagggtttcccaaactcggttctGAGTCGTCGTCACTACAGCTGATTCAAGTAACCAACTAGTAAtcaagctttgatgatttgaGTCATcagtgtagtgctagggcaaaaaccaaaatgtgtacCCGGGGGATGGCCCCagaaccgagtttgggaaaccgtGATATAGCAGAAGCTCTTATGCAGAGCAACTTACAACCAGTGAGTTCCAACTTAGGTAAGACACCCACACATCACAGTCATTGCAAGGAAAACTTTCCTCAATAAAGCTATTAGTGAAATCAGTGCTTGTATGATAAATAAAAATGTCTCTCTGATGGAATCCTCATATAAGCTTTCAATGTCTGTTTTATTCTCTTAGGGTTACTGGGAATGGTGGCTCACAAGATGTTCATGCAGGTGTTTCAGACTACTGCCTCTATGGGTCCAGAGGACTTCAAACCACACAGCTATGGCTACTCCTGGGGCTTTTAGTgagtctgtacacacacactgtttactacTGTACCACTACTTATTCTCTGATCTTTAGTGTGCTCTCCTGGTTATTTGgtctgcaccgccctcaaccgtagagcagagggtagtgaggtttgCACAACGCATGTTCCAGGACACCTTTAAATAAAGAGGACATCAACACCAACTGCCTaataccccgctatcatccagaaggcgaggtcagtacaggtgcatcaaagctgggcctgcttctatctcaaggccatcagactgttaaagaccactaacattgagtggtccATCTGACaaatccagccactttaatcatgagTTGATGGGAAATTATGCATATGCCTTTAAACAATGCTAATTGTGTTTTAGTAAGATACGTTGATATGAAATATGTTTGCATCCTTAGTAATAcaggtatcactagccactttaactatgccacttgggtTCATGTATATAACACGATCATCCTCCTTGCTgctctctgtaccatcactcattcatatatccttatgtacatattctttatcttacactgtgtataagacatgttttttttttttggaattgttagttagattacctgTTATTACTGCATGTCGGAACTGTCAGCAGTCTACACCCATTAACATCTACACcaagtatgtgacaaataaaatttgatttgatttggttatttGGTCTCCAAGAGCAAGTGTTTACATGTTCCCCTTTAAATAAGAGAGACACCCAATAATATATCTCAAGGACTCTCATGAGGCCTGGGCTCCTGTTAAAGACCTCTGTCCATCTCAAATAGATTATTGCAGTATTGCATATGCCTTGTCGCAATCAATTGTGTTTTAGTAAGATAAGAGTATGAAATATGTTTGCAACAGTAGGCTTGCACACATGGGTTCAGATTAACACGATCCTCCTTGCtgctcctgtctctctactctgtttCTGTCTTAGTGTGGCATGGCTGGCCTTTACCTGCTGCATGTTGTCAGGAGTCTCcaccctcaacaactacaccAAGAAGACTAATGGAGCGGAGGTGCAAAGCCCGCCTCTACCCCCCTCGATTCCCTGACATAGAGCCCCTGtccctccccctactccccctGGCCCCTACTACCCTCCGCCCCCCACCCCTGAATACTCCGCCCCCACCTCCCCATGTCCCCCATCCCCAGTTCACCCTACTATAACCCCTATCGCCACCCCCAACCTCATCACCCCGTccactcaccctctccctcccccactggTACACACTCCCCCACCCTGAATACTTCCCACCTCCCCAGTCCCACCCTGTTCCCGTCCCCTATCACCACCCCTCCCCCCACTGGTACACACTCTCCCACCTCCCCAGTCCCACCCTGTTCCCATCCCCATATCACTGCCACtccctccccacatctctctaccccagtaCTACTCAgaggacagaggcagagagatggaggaagaggggagggagtacAGCCCActttgactgtatgtgtgtgatacTTACCTATGAGCCAACATGCATTTGGATTTTGACAGAGCAAATCAGTGTGAAGTAGTCGGAAGTTCTCTGTGTAAACTTGTATCCATGCTGTCAATAAAACTTGGTGGAAATGTGCAAAATGATTTCATTCACAGACTAGTATGCCTTCTGTCAGTATCACCATGGTGCCCCTCTACCAGTGACTAGGTATCATTCATCTTCCTGCAATCTGTCCTCCTTCACCCGATTATGATTCATATAAAATTGTTTAGCATTGACAGGAGAAATGTGATTTAAATCAGGTTTTAATACAAATTATCATTATCATACTGATAAGAAATAGTAACAAAAATAAAATTGCATTAGACATACAAAGCATAATGTGAAACCAAACATGTTCATATTTACACATATCTCAATGTGCAGCGAGCAAATTGGCTCTGTCAGATTTCAAGGCACTCAAGATcaatccgtctgtctgtctgtcagtccatGGGTGTGTCTGGGGGATAGGTTGATTCAGACAAACGGAAGTTAACCTACACAATAAGACTCACAGTACAAAGCATAAGATAATTACATAACTAAAAAGGGGAGGGTCCAGTTAGCAGTGAGGTTAGTACTAATATTCCATTCCATGTATGGACATTGGCAAATACATTATATTCTTTGTCTTATTCAGCACACTACAGTAGGGCTGTAAGTCAAACGGGGTAATGATCGTTGACAGTTTCCGAAATTGGATTCTGTTTGCGACACTAGTCAATTCATCCTTCTATTTGGTTTTGAGTGTTTTGGCCTTGTTTTATTCTGAGCCTAATTgagaaataaatcaaatgtaagcAAGAATAGTTCAGGACTATGATTCTGAAATAATGAGATACTGTCGGTCAAAACTCTCTGACTCCCCTATACCTCCAACGAATATATGAGGGCTGTAAAAGTTTCATTAACTTTGAAAATGTTGTCCCACTTTATATTGAAAACTAAACATGGACTTGGTAATATGTGGGCAGGACAGGTAGGTTATTACTATGTGGGCAGGACAGGTAGGTTATTACTATGTGGGCAGGACAGGTAGGTTAAAACTATGTGGGCAGGACAGGTAGGTTATAACTATGTGGGCAGGACAGGTAGGTTATAACTATGTGGGCAGGACAGGTAAGTTATTACCATGTGGGCAGGACAGGTAAGTTATTACTATGTGGGCAGGACAGGTAAGTTATTACTATGTGGGCAGGACAGGTAGGTTATTACTATGTGGGCAGGACAGGTAAGTTATTACTATGTGGGCAGGACAGGTAGGTTATTACTATGTGGGCAGGACAGGTAGGTTATTACTATGTGGGCAGGACAGGTAGGTTATTACTATGTGGGCAGGACAGGTAGGTTATTACTATGTTGGCAGGACAGGTAGGTTATTACTATGTGGGCAGGACAGGTAGGTTATAACGATGTAAATCCATATGTTTAGACACACTTCAGTGGGAACCAAAGATACATGGATGAAAATCTGTGGATAACAACTCTCCCCTTTTGTATCCCACACTCATATCCATACCTAATTGTACAAAAAACGATCAGATCGTAAGATATTGAGCCTGTCCCTTGGGCTAGTCTTCTGCTTCTAGTTTGCTGTCTTCTTTCGCAGGACAAAGTAGATTATACTGGAGATGAAGGTGAACGCAAAGGAGATCCAGGCCAGAATGAAGGAGTGGCCATACCAACCATCCGATTCATTCTTGTGAAAGATGTCTGTGTAGATGGAGGCAGCGATCATGATGCACaggcctggagggagggagggagggagggagggagggagggagggagggagggagggagggagggagggagggagggagggagggagggagggagggacaaacgTCAAGCAAAGACAGAACTAGTTGTTTAACAGGTTGAAGATTGAAAGTGTTTAGGGCAATACGTACAGGCTAGGAGCTGGAAGATGCCAGAGAAGGTGAATCTCTGTCCCTTTGACAGAGTGAAGAGCTgtcccacaaacacaaacaggccAAGGGAAGAGAATATGCAGGCCAGAATGGAGCTAGCCTGCACTGCCTGGAGGTAttctgtagagggagacagagacagacactgagTAAGGACTAGTTACAGAACAGACACACCCAGAAAAAAACACCATATTAACGAAACAGTGTTGTGTCACACTCTGGAATGCAGAGGTGAAAGGGGCAGTTCTGTTTTTTTAGAAACACAATGAAAGTATTTTAATGTGGAAAATTGTGTGCTAATGAATATTTATGAGAGGATTTAAGACGAGTTCATTTCATAGGTTGTAAAAGGGTTTCTCAGCAATCAAATAAAACACTTTGAGAGAGTTACAACATTGCTACATACATACTTTTGACCACACATTCACTAAAGGTCTACACACAGACTCACTGTATTTGTAATGCACTTTCAGTGTACATACTCAAGCAAATCTGAACCTCCCCAACAGCCCCAACCCTGTCTCTGATCCTGCCACACCCTCTGTTCAGTTTCCTCTATGAGAAAATGGCATTGTTCTCCCTCGTTGGGCAATAGAGTGCTTTACTGATCAATCATGcttcacactgacagacacacagagacaggttagATGACAGGCTTATTCTGACAGTTGTTATGGAGCTCTACCCTGAATTCAACCAAACCTCCAGCGCAGTAAACCCACATCCTGGAGAAACTACACTGTTCCTATTTCTGTGCtgcaaaaatgtatatattggGGTGACTtgagacagaaaaaaaaaacatttaattcacGTGTAGGTTGAtatttacatatactgtatatccagGAGCAATGCTAATTTCCAGCAGTACTGTTTTTTTTTCCACAGAGAATGTTTCATTACATTTTAGCCCAGCGGTTCAGTATGGTCCAGGCTTACCTTGAGGGTACTGGCCGGGGAGATCGTTGGAGCTCCAGGTTCCATTGGTCAGTATCCACCTGGCCCACACATCAGTGGACACGGTTTTTGTCATCCACCAGGCCTggaaaggacagagaggagagatagtcaATGAACATCCACAGGTTCATGTGTTGTGTCGACACATGCATTTGGAAGTCCCGGCACAGGGATAACGGTCAATGGGTGGAATGTACATCTGTAGAACATAGCAGCATACCACAGCAGCCAGTACGCTCCTCTCACTACAACAGGCCTTTTAACACACACTGGAATCCCACACACGAACAAGAGCATGTTTATGCAGCCACATTGTTGACGATAACGCACAGGAAAACACacgccacacaaacacacacttaggGTGATGAAACACTGGCCAACCTGTTTGTCACCTATCTTCTTTCAGGGGTGAGAGTGAGCTCAGAAATGTAGTCCAGAATACCAAAGTGGAACACTGACAGAACAGCACCAAAGGCCTGAGCCGATGAGGGCTAACATAGCATGCTTTCATCTTTTGATTCAACACTCCACAGACATAGTGAAAGAGACGTGCACTCATGTGTAGCTCCACAGGGCTATGTCAACATGAAGAGAACTAAGTGGAGGAGCAGTGGGGGATTACTTACATTGTCTATAGTTGCCACTAGGAGGAGGATGATGCTGGTGAGGTGAAGGAGGAAGATTCCGGCTAGAAGAACCAACATGATGACTGAAAGAaagacagaacaagggagagggagaaagtatatatatattttgttaaaaGTTGGTCAAACACTTCCTCGTTCTATACCCTATCAAATAAAGCGATACTGGGGGACACAGACACTGTCACGGGGCTTAACATGAGTGACAGGAATAAGATACTCTATAGTTTTGTACTCTTGCTGTACAGTGTCCTTGGGTTTCTTGAAAGTTGCTTTAAATctcatgtatttttttattattaaatacTATTAGATATGGATGTTGACAAAGGTTGCACTGTGAGGCTTGGCTTCAGCACTTTGAAACAGGCAGTCATTAATGATGGAAGGTCTGAGTCTGCACCCCCCCAGGGTGCGGCTTCAGCACTTTGAAACAGGCAGTCATTAATGATGGAAGGTCTGAGTCTGCACCCCCCCAGGGTGCGGCTTCAGCACTTTGAAACAGGCAGTCATTAATGATGGAAGGTCTGAGTCTGCACCCCCCCAGGGTGCGGCTTCAGCACTTTGAAACAGGCAGTCATTAATGATGGAAGGACTGAGTCTGCACCCCCCCAGGGCGCGGCTTCAGCACTTTGAAACAGGCAGTCATTAATGATGGAAGGTCTGAGTCTGCACCCCCCCAGGGTGCGGCTTCATAACTCGATGGGTTATAGCCACACAAACAGAAATGGAGGGAGGCTTGATGAAAAATTATTCTAAAGGATTCAGAGGAAGAGATTTGAGATAGGACATAGCGATTGGTCAAGCCAGGTAGTGAAGCCCTGGGAAACAGAGAGTGAGAAAATCAGAGGGATAAATGGGGAAGCGTTGGCAGGAGATGAGTTTCAGCTTGCAACAAACCTCCACTCCTTAAAATAACTGCACAAAATACCTACTCCCCTGCCTGCCCCACCTCCCccaaataaacacatacacacaccttaaCCCAGGGGTTCTCAAACATTATGGGGCCGGGGACCCCTTTTGTGATAGTAAATTCATCATGGACCCCCCcataatcagaacacaactcAAGTTAGATAATAATAGCATACA from Oncorhynchus tshawytscha isolate Ot180627B linkage group LG09, Otsh_v2.0, whole genome shotgun sequence encodes the following:
- the LOC112258739 gene encoding epithelial membrane protein 2; its protein translation is MLVLLAGIFLLHLTSIILLLVATIDNAWWMTKTVSTDVWARWILTNGTWSSNDLPGQYPQEYLQAVQASSILACIFSSLGLFVFVGQLFTLSKGQRFTFSGIFQLLACLCIMIAASIYTDIFHKNESDGWYGHSFILAWISFAFTFISSIIYFVLRKKTAN
- the tcf20 gene encoding germ cell-specific gene 1 protein isoform X4, with product MALLLSYWCEGSQKVPKPLCSANKLTKCIPVPGVSHNSTSIQFSWETGDDRFVFPAFHAGMWMSCEENIYTDAWEEKCRSFLSLTPGGEKVVSGCLLALTDLGTAPQCLLCSLHYIRRVTGNGGSQDVHAGVSDYCLYGSRGLQTTQLWLLLGLLCGMAGLYLLHVVRSLHPQQLHQED